The Rhododendron vialii isolate Sample 1 chromosome 3a, ASM3025357v1 nucleotide sequence AGTCTAAGAGACTTTGACAAACTCCGGAAGGACGTCGCGAAGCTGAGGTTGCAGATCTCTTCGCATGTGAAAATCCGTCCAGCCGATTCCAACCCACATCGTAAGCGGTGGCCTAATATAAATGAGGCCGAAGATGGAATCTCGCACTGCTTCTACGAGAAGCCAGAGGATACGCACACTGGTGATTTTGATGGCCTATTGGAAGCTTTCCATGAGCTCTCCTGGCCATGCAagcattttttgttatgtttcttcAAGTTCCCGCCAGCGGCAGTTATAAAGAGAACGACGATATTTTACCTGTGGATAGGCATAGGTTTCTGGATTTCCACTTATGAGCGTTGGAATGTGTTCTTTGATGAGCTTGttgagaagggcttcatccaaccTATCTAGCAAAATTGCTCCTTGGCACCAGACAGTTGCAGAATGAGCATTTCTGTTCGTTCTGCTTTATACGAAGCAGCTAAAGCTGGTGGATTTACTTCAAATGATAATCTTGATTTGGATCTTGAAAATGATCGGGGTCATGAATTGGGGCACACATGTCTGATCAACGTTGGTGAAGCCATTATTAACTGGGAGTCCGAAATATTTGATAATATCGAGAATATCAGAATTCTTTATCTTGGAAGGTGGCAGAGCTCGGCTATGCACCACATTGAACTAGCAGACGCCGAAATTCTCCATGGACTGAAGGATCTGAAGAGCTTAACGTTTCTTAGCCTTCGAGGAATTTCGATGATCACAGAGCTCCCCGCATCCATTTTAGAGCTCAAGAATTTGGAGATCTTAGATCTCCGAGCATGTCATAATCTTGAGGCGATTCCTGACAATATCGGTTTGCTCAAGAATCTGATGCACTTGGACATGTCCGAGTGTTACTTTTTAGAACACATGCCCGAGAGTCTTGCTCAACTATCAAGACTCGAAGTCCTCAAGGGATTCTTGATTGGAGAtttcaacaataacaacaaacaATCGTGTACTCTTCACAATTTGTCAAGACTGCAGAAGTTGAGAAAACTTAACATCTACGCAAGTGTGAAAGACTTTCGCAAACTGTGGGACCTTgataatttacaaaattttaaaggCTTGCAAAAGTTGACAATATCATGGAGAGGATGCTCTTTACTAGGTGAAAGCCGCATACTAAGTCAAGAAGAAGCAAGCATGGAACTACTCAGACGAGGCCTTGTGATACTTCCTCCAAGATTGCAGAAACTAGAGCTAGCTTCAGTGTTTCCCTACAAAGTGTCTAACTGATTGGTTGTGGCCTTCTAAAATACAGGGACTAAAGAAACTCTACATTAGTAGAGGGCAACTATGCGATCTAGGCCAATCACAGATACACCAAAGGGAGCAGCGGGTCGTGGAGATGTTGCGTTTGAAGTGGAACGTGAAGATATTGCGTTTGAAGTACTTGAGCAAATTAAAGATAGATTGGAGCGAATTGAGGAGAGTATTTCCAAAGTTAATTTACTTGCACCAAGAAGAATGCCCCAAGTTAACTACCTTCCCGTGTGATGAGAGGGGCGTGTGGATGAACATGGAGGCCCGGCGTGCTGAGTGGGGCTCATGTCCTCTTAGCCCAGTAGATGAGGAACAGGTTAGCCCTCCGCAAGGAAGGTGGCTAGGTTCTCCCCTGGCTTCTTTATCCTGGACTggtatttgttttcttgttcttcctCTCTCTAATCTTAGATTACTTCGCAAATAAACTATTGCTACGTACCTAAAATATGTActcattttggttttttatccCATAAAATGAGCGGTATTTCCTCTTGTTAAATTAACTCTATATAACTAGTATATATGGATATTGCTCAAGGGTAATTATTGAAATGAGTTAGAGATGAATTGAAGATGTTAAAGTGGAATTCTTTTGCGCTATAGCAATATTCAGAGTGATTGATTATGCACAAACAAACTCACTAGAATCTCTCAACCTCACACTGAATTCACACACCATATGCAAACTACATACAGATTTATACTACTACAAGCCTAATTTTACAATCACAAACTCACAGCCAACCCATCAAATCCTCACAACTTCTACCCAATGAAAATGACTTAGAATTACGATTTTAGTCCAGCGTGCCATTTTCggtttgaaaaataaagtacttccaagcatcatttttcaagtttctttacgccaaattaaagtacttcaagaactctttaatatggtgcaaagatatttaaaaaatgatacacggaagtattttattttctgatttCAAAATTGCATGTCTTTTAGTATTGGTCTAGCAATTTGGAACAAAGGGAGAGAAATAATAGTATCATGTTATGGATAACTTTATGCTATAAGTTCACATATGGCTCTATTTTATGAGCTCCCTTCGGTTCCCGAAAAACTCAGGGACTTCCTTACGACCATATAAACTGGTTTCGTATttaccacccaaaaaaaataagaaccaaaCTGGTCTTGTAAATATGTGCTACGAAGTGAGATTTGACACCTGAGGTTCAATCAATTTGGAAAGTAGGCTAAGTAGCTTCATCGAAATGCAGTTTATAATGCATGTCTCGCAGAGATTTCACAAATCATCCAGGGAGAAAAATTCTTCTAGTTGGGTTTCATTGACCACAATGCCAAGTTTATGACTACGAACTGCAATGATCGAATCACTACCTACGTTACTCACTACGTCTGCAGCAATGATCTCCATGTACTCGTTCAGGTTGTGCACAGTTCCATCTGCAAAAGCATAGGAGAAATTAGCAGGAGTAGAAAGCATGTCACTGCAAAATTGCACTACAGCCAAACAGCAAAGTATGTTCAGATCACATGACAATCTTTTTTCCAAGGAATAACTATGGTTGCTCGTGTGATTGTGTTTCTGTATGTGTTTGTGTGTCAGTGTAAGtgtgtcagagagagagagatattcgtCCCGGATGCGCAGTTAGATCAGTTATGATTGTGTGCCACTAATATTATTCATAACACTATAATTAGAACCGACCGGCTCTTTGTTTGATGGGACTATTACTTAAAGGGTATATGTAAATATTCAATGCCATGTGATACGTAGTTCATGGGATTATTAGTGATGAGATTAACAATACTACACTCTCCGTTGTATGGTATATATACCAGGATTCGGGGGATTATGCATCCAATGATTCGATGAATACTAATTCTGGACCATAAAGATTTTAATCAAACACTGAATAGATGGTCCTCTTGACTAGATAGTCCAATTTGACGCTCATAAGTCATATCCTGTCAAAGAAGCGGGCCCAAAGTGAAAATAGGCACTAGGTTGCTCTAGCAAAAAATGTACAGTTCATTGAATTCCGGTTAAATAACATTTGTGACACAAATTGGAAGTTCTACCAACCATGGACCATAGTAGCAATGATGGCACTAAGTGAATCTCAGATAAACTCACTATTAAAGACATGTTTCGTTGGTTGGACTACAACTGAACAGATCTACAGTTATATACACCCATTGGATAATTAATCTCACTCAATTAACAGTCAGAGATTGCCAATATCATTTGCCCTATGTATCCTATATCGCATGTTCAGACCAATATGAAGTCGGTCCACTAAGTGTTGCATTCAAGTGCCATAATACAATCCCATGGGGAATATAATCCACCAAGACCAATCAAACAGGCCCTAAAGGATTCAAGACCGAAACCCGAGGTCTCAGTTTAACTGCAGCTTACAAAAATGTAATCGCGCAATTCCCAGGGGATATCTGAGCACACCATGGTACATTTCTATTACCTCACTCTCTTAAAATGCAATCCTGGGCTTATTCATACTGTACAGATAAGTGAAACCCTTGAGAGACGAAACCCTCCATGTTTCTTCTCATCGAGAAATATAGATCAATCTCTACACATGCTGGAAGGGATATTGTTGATGAAATCCACTGTAGCTTCTGGGAGACTAGCAAGTACCAAGTAGACATGCATGCAATGCACACCTATCCCGATAATTCCATGCTGTTTCTATTAAACCTTTCTCCAGCCGTGTTCCTAAGTCCGACCCACATACACTCCAAGGAGAACACATCCACAAAGATGTTCGAAACTTGTGCTCGTGTAACAAATTTAGTGATCAACGATAACATCCAAAACTAATAGTAAACAATCGATGTTAAAGAACAAAGCAGCCATTATATTCATCAAAATGTGGGCTATGCAACTAGATAAAAGGCTGCTACACCTTTTTTAGACCATGAGACCAAGTCATGTCAAGAAAAGATAAACCATGTTGGAATCTTTCAATAATCCTCACTGTAATAATCAAGCATGTTGAGCTGAGCTAATTTAGGCACAAGCATAAATTATGTACTATATATGCAGAGCAGTCGTTTCCAAACAGTAACTCTGGAGAAAGATGTTAAAGCCTATACGCAACCTACTACCAAACATAGACATCAtgaaagataaaagaaaatatcTGCACAGAAAATGCAAAGATTGCATCACATGCTGCATGTCAAACACAATTCACATGACTATCACTTTCATGAattaatcaaacctaacaacaATTGTAAATTCAATTTTAAATGGCATAAATTTGTAGTCAAACTGCTTCTTGAACTTACCTTCAGCAACTATTGGTCCATATGCAGGTGGTTTAGCAGTCCAGTTTCCTAGAGAATCCTTCATGTGTCTTCTATCAGATGCAAAGAAACGAAGGAAAATTGGAGCATGCACAACCCGGAAGAACCTGAGATTGCAAAGCAGCAATCAATTCATATACTTTTCCAATTGAGTTTCAAGAAATCTAAAACTGTacatgacaaaaatcaattccccaGCGTGATGAAAGAGAAATTTTGGAAAGGAGGGCCAACAAAATAAATCATGACAAGGCATAGCAAGAAATGGATAATTTGGAGTTAGAATAACAAGAGTAGAACTGGATACTTGAAGAGTGCTGCTGCTGTGTATTAAACACAGACTCCTCTGGAATGAGATACCAATGTTGGTCCAGAACTGAGGTATACCATGCCTAATATGTCTAGCGGGGCATACGCCGAACAAGCAAGTCCAACAATTCAAGTTATGCAATTATGTGCGTACACTTCCAAGTTATAGCTTTTGTAAAACAGAGTTGCCATAAGATGAGTGAAGTCCCCAAGCTAAATGCACCAGGATACATAAAAAGTACCAGGTTGTCTAAAgaaccaaaatttgaatttgaatttttagcCATATGGCACAGCCTCACCTGATCCTCAGACTGGCTTTCAGAGTATTGTAGCAATTAGAAAATACCCAACCAAAAACAATTTGGTGGATGTGGGGCAAATGGTCCCTCCCTAAACTGACAGATGTTAGTTTAAAATTACCAAATCAATTCTTTTCTGTTGTTCACACTACTTATGTGAAAGTTTGACTTTGACTTCTTTAGATACAGTAGTAGGATAGGTTCAACACTTCATTTCCTACAGAATCAGAAGTATAATCatgttttgctttattttttgacaGAATGATACACCCAAGGTACCCACCAAAAATCACTAGTTCTAGTCGGATTGT carries:
- the LOC131319391 gene encoding disease resistance RPP13-like protein 4, which gives rise to MSISVRSALYEAAKAGGFTSNDNLDLDLENDRGHELGHTCLINVGEAIINWESEIFDNIENIRILYLGRWQSSAMHHIELADAEILHGLKDLKSLTFLSLRGISMITELPASILELKNLEILDLRACHNLEAIPDNIGLLKNLMHLDMSECYFLEHMPESLAQLSRLEVLKGFLIGDFNNNNKQSCTLHNLSRLQKLRKLNIYASVKDFRKLWDLDNLQNFKGLQKLTISWRGCSLLGESRILSQEEASMELLRRGLVILPPRLQKLELASGLKKLYISRGQLCDLGQSQIHQREQRVVEMLRLKWNVKILRLKYLSKLKIDWSELRRVFPKLIYLHQEECPKLTTFPCDERGVWMNMEARRAEWGSCPLSPVDEEQQYSE